The following nucleotide sequence is from Ferruginibacter lapsinanis.
TAAGCTGAATGTTCCCACCTTTATCAACAGGATAAAAAGCGATTCGTCTTTTTACAAAGCTTTCAGGAATCTTCATATCATTCAATTTTCTTCCAATAATGATATACGCATGCTGGATAAGCATGGAGAAATTAAAGCTTCATTGGTTAGTAAAACAAAACAAATAAGAGAAAATAATTGCAGGAAAATGGAAGTGCTGGAAGAGCAGTCATCGGGAGATTTTTATACAGATGATCACCAGTATAATTATTATACGGCCAATATGTATGCATCGCTTTTCTTTACCAATGGATTAGTTTGTGGCGAGGATAACATCGTTGCCGGCAGAGAATTCAGCACCTCGGGGAAAACAGGGATGGATAAACATAAAGAGCAATTGAAGATGTTGTTTTTTAATCCCGGGAAAAGAATAAACGGGCTGCCGTTTATGTCAAATAAGACTGCTATTTATGACGATGATATTGCAGAGAATTACGATATGAGCATTGATATGGATGAATACAACAAAACGAGTTGTTATATTTTTAAACAAAAAGTAAAACCAGGCAAGGAGGGGAGTGTGGTGTTGGATGAAATGACCACCTGGTTTGATGATAAAACCTTTGATGTAGTGGCTCGTAACTATACACTTAGTTACGATGCCGGCGTATACGATTTTAAAGTACAAATGGAAGTGCAAATGACACACTTCGGAGATCTGTTGGTTCCTTCACTATTGCGATATAATGGCAACTGGAAAGCCATTTTCAAGAAAAGAGAAAGAGGTGTTTTTACCGCCACACTTTTTGATTTTCAATAAGTTTGTCAGATTCTTTTTGCTGGCATGCAACTTTTTGTTGCAATTTCTCGACTGCATGTTTTGATAGCTACACTCTTTTATTACTAAAAATTCCCTCTACATGACAAAAAATTTACTTACACTTATTGGTGTAATGTCGGGCTTATCTGCCTTTGCTCAACCTGCACCCTTTATAGGTTGCCCTAATGTGAATACAGCCATATTAAGATCAGGAGACAATTCAACAACAACCAATCCGGTTTCTATTTACTCTGTTAATGGTATCACAGGCGCCCCTACTTTACTAAGTGGCCCAGTTCTGGATCCTTCAAATGCAGCTGTCAACCTTCAGATAAACGGATTAGGATTAAATACAGCTGATGGGTTTTTATATGGGTTATATGCAAATACTCCAACTTCATTGTCATTAACTCCTGCAATGCCTTTTTACAGATTAGGTGCAAATGCTGTAGCAGAGCAGTTAGGTACTATTGCCGGCCCTGCGCCTACAGCACCTGAAAATAGTTCAATTGTCAGTTCCGCAGCAGGTGAAATGGATCTTTCAAACAATTATTATTTTTCGGCAACAACAGGTACAACTGTAATCAATTTCTTTAATCCGGCAGCCAATACGTTCACTATGTCGAAAATATACATTGGTAAATTAACAGGAGTAAGTAGCCTTACCGCAGGTAATACTGCATTGTCTCCATTGTATGTTGAAGTGACCAATCCAAGTAATGATGCATTGGGTTATCTGACCTCGATTAAAACGGCTATGACTTTGTCATCAGCCCAAAATACTGGTCTTAGAGATTTTACTTACAACAGGTACGACAATATGTTATATGCTTACGTAACATATCCCGATCCATTAAATCCTTCGGGGAATTATTATGGTCAGATGTTGAAAGTAGATCCTGCTACCGGTATCTTGACGGCGGTGGCGGCTCCGGTGATCTTGCCTTTTGCAAATTCAGGCAATGAAGTAGCGGGTTCTTTTTTAAACAAATCAGGAAATTTCTTGATCTTATTTACAGATGGTAATATATATAAAGCTACTAATACCTCTATCGGTGTTTTTAATGGTAGTATCACACTTTTGAATGGAAACACAGGATTGCCAAATACTTTACGTGGTGATATGGCATCATGCGGAGCAGCCATAGAAGCTGGCATCTTGCCTGTTACATTAAATAATTTTAAAGTTTACAATCACGGAGAAGAAGTGATCATCAAGTGGCAAACAACTGCAGAAATAAATGTGAAAGAATTTATTATCCAAAAAAGTGCTGACGGGATCAACTGGGAAGATCTTACTTTGATTTCGACAATTGGCAATGCAGACAATGGAGCACAGTACCAGTTTACGGATAAAAGTTCCGCACAAACGGCGTTTTACCGGTTGGCCATAGTTGATAAAAACGGGGATAGAAAATTCAGTGCGATCAGGAAAATAACTGCTGGAGCGAAGGAGTTTTTATTTAGTGTGTACCCTAACCCTGTAAAGAACATATTGACGGTTGAAAGTCAACAAATAGTTTCTTCAAAAGCGATCATAAAAATAAGTGACCTTGCCGGACGGGTTTTGTTGAACCGAGCTAAAAAAGCTACTGAAAATATGATCAGTCTTGATCTATCCGGGCTGAATAAAGGGGTTTATTTTATTTGCCTGATCACTGAAGATGGGATAAACTCAACGCAAAGGTTTGTAAAGCAGTAAGATCTGCATGATTTGTACCCTATAAATACCGAGCGACCGATTAATCTGGTCGCTCGGTTTAATTTTGGGCAATTTTGCCCGAAAATTGGGGTAAAATCCTCAAAAATTATCTGTTTTGTATTGGAAATTCATTACCTTTGCCCACTATTTTTAAATTCTCCAATTAATATATGGCATTCAAAAAAGAAAATCGTCCCCGTCCAGTGTTTTCTCAAATCACTATCGGACTAGCTTCTCCTGACAGTATTTTAGAAAAAAGTTTTGGTGAGGTATTAAAGCCTGAAACCATTAACTACCGTACTTATAAGCCCGAAAGAGATGGCTTGTTTTGCGAAAGAATTTTTGGCCCGGTAAAGGACTATGAGTGTGCTTGTGGAAAGTACAAACGTATCCGTTATAAAGGTATCGTTTGTGACAGATGTGGTGTGGAAGTAACTGAGAAAAAAGTACGTCGTGAAAGAATGGGGCACATCAAATTGGTGGTGCCTGTGGTGCATATATGGTATTTTAAATCTTTACCGAATAAGATCGGTTATTTATTGGGGATGAGTTCTAAGAAATTAGAAACGATTGTTTACTACGAACGTTTTGTGGTAATTCAACCGGGTATCCGTGCTGATAAAGGTCAAAACTTCGGTGATTTGTTAACTGAAGAAGAATACCTGGATATATTGGACACTTTGCCAAAAGACAACCAATATCTTCCTGATGAAGATCCAAACAAATTCATCGCCAAAATGGGTGCTGAAGCAGTGAGTGATCTGTTGGCAAGAATCGATCTGGATCAATTAAGTTTTGATCTTAGAAATTCTGCTGCAAACGAAACAAGTCAACAACGTAAAGCTGATGCCTTAAAGCGTTTAAGCGTAGTGGAAAGTTTCCGTGATGCTAATACAAGAATCAACAACCGTCCTGAATGGATGGTAATGCAATATATTCCTGTTATTCCGCCTGAATTACGTCCGTTGGTTCCTTTGGATGGTGGCCGTTTTGCATCATCTGATCTGAATGATCTGTATCGTCGTGTTATTATCCGTAATAACCGTTTGAAAAGATTGATGGAAATTAAAGCGCCGGAAGTGATCTTACGTAATGAGAAACGTATGTTACAGGAAGCGATCGATTCATTATTTGATAACTCACGTAAATCAAATGCTGTAAAAGCAGAAGGTGGTCGTGCGTTGAAATCATTGAGTGATGTATTGAAAGGTAAACAAGGACGTTTCCGTCAAAACTTATTAGGTAAACGTGTGGATTATTCCGGTCGTTCTGTAATCGTTGTAGGACCTGAATTGAAGATGCATGAGTGTGGTTTACCAAAAGATATGGCTGCTGAACTATTTAAGCCGTTTATTATCAGAAAACTGATTGAAAGAGGTATCGTTAAAACGGTAAAATCTGCCCGTAAATTAGTTGATAAAAAAGAAGCGATCATTTGGGATATTTTGGAGAATATTTTGAAAGGTCACCCGATCATGTTGAACAGGGCCCCAACACTTCACAGATTGTCAATCCAGGCGTTCCAGCCAAAATTAATTGAAGGTAAAGCGATACAATTGCATCCTTTGGTTACTACGGCCTTCAATGCGGATTTTGATGGTGATCAGATGGCGGTTCACGTACCTTTAAGTAATGCAGCTATTTTGGAAGCTCAGTTGTTGATGTTATCATCTCACAACATCCTGAACCCACAAAATGGTACACCAATCACTCTTCCTTCTCAGGACATGGTACTTGGTCTGTACTACATTACCAAGGGTAAAAAATCTACTGAAACAGAAAAAGTAAAAGGCGAAGGAAAAGCATTTTATTCTGCAGAAGAAGTGATCATTGCTTACAATGAACAACAAGTAGATCTACATGCACATATTAAAGTAAAGGCCAACTACAGAAATGATGATGGTACTTTAACCTATAAATTAATTGATACAACAGTTGGTAGAGTATTATTTAACCAGCATGTTCCAAAAAGCGTAGGTTTTGTAAATGCATTATTGACCAAGAAATCTTTAAGAGAAATTATTGGTGATATCATTAAATGGACCAACGTTCCTACCACAGCTAAATTTTTGGATGATATCAAAACATTGGGATACCGTATGGCATTCCGTGGTGGATTATCGTTCAATATTAATGACCTGATCATTCCGGATATTAAACAGGAATTGATCGACAACGCAACTGTAGAGGTGGACGAAGTTTGGGAAAACTACAATATGGGTTTAATCACCAATAATGAACGTTATAACCAAACGGTAGATATCTGGAGTCGTGTGGATACAAGAATTACTGAAACATTGATCCGTGAATTAGCAGCAGATAAACAAGGGTTCAACTCTGTTTACATGATGCTTGATTCCGGTGCCCGTGGTAGTAAGCAACAAATTAAACAGTTGGCTGGTATCAGAGGGTTGATGGCTAAACCACGTAAATCTGGTTCATCAGGTAGTGAGATCATTGAGAATCCGATCTTATCAAACTTTAAAGATGGTTTGAATGTATTGGAATACTTTATCTCTACGCATGGTGCCCGTAAAGGTTTGGCGGATACGGCGTTGAAAACTGCGGATGCAGGTTACCTGACCCGTCGTTTAGTTGACGTTGCACAAGATGTGGTTATTAAAGATGAAGATTGCGGAACACTTCGTGGTATTGCAACTTCAGCATTGAAAGATAACGAAGATATTATTGAACCATTAAGCGATAGGATCGAAGGACGTACATCTTTACATGATGTATTCCATCCGGTAACAGAAGCTTTATTGGTAGGTGCAGGTGAAGAAATTTCACAAGATCATGCAAAAGCGATCGAAGAAAGCGGTATTGAAACTGTAGAGATTCGTTCAGTATTGACTTGCGAAAGCAAACGTGGTGTGTGTGTGAAATGTTATGGTAAAAACCTTGCATCTGGTTACTTAGCTCAAAAAGGAGATGCTGTTGGTATCATCGCTGCTCAGTCAATCGGTGAACCAGGTACTCAGTTAACCTTACGTACTTTCCACGTGGGTGGTGTGGCCGGTTCTGCTTCTGTAGAATCTACCCTGCCTTCTAAATTTGATGGTACTATTCAGTTCGATGGTTTACGTACAGTTGCCACTGAAGATGCTGAAGGTAAAAAGATCAATGTGGTTATCGGCCGTACCGGTGAGGTGCGTATCATGGATGTAAAAAATGATCGTTTATTGATCACTAATAACGTTCCTTACGGCGCTACCTTAAATGTAAAAGACGGTCAGGTTGTTAAGAAAGGAGATACCATTTGTACATGGGATCCGTTCAACAACGTTATCGTTTCTGAAATTGTTGGTAAAGTTAGATTTGAAGCTGTTATTGAAGGTGTAACCTTCCGTGAAGAAGCTGATGAACAAACAGGCCATAAAGAGAAAGTTATTATTGAAACAAAAGATAAAACCAAATTACCTTCTATCATCATTGAAGGTAAAGAACACAAATCTTACAACTTACCGGTAGGTAGTCATATCGTTTTGGAAGAAGGCGATGAAGTAAGAAGTGGCCAGGTATTGGTTAAGATCCCAAGGGTATTAAGCAAATTGAAAGATATCACGGGTGGTCTGCCTCGTGTAACAGAATTGTTTGAGGCAAGAAATCCTGGTAACCCAGCAGTTGTTTGTGAAATTGATGGTGTGGTTACTTTTGGTAATATCAAACGTGGTAACAGAGAGATCGTTGTAGAAGCAAAAGATGGCGTTGTACGTAAATACTTAGTTCCATTAACCCGTCAGATCCTTGTTCAGGATGGTGACTTTGTAAAAGCAGGAGCTGCATTAAGTGATGGTCAAACAGCACCGGCAGATATCTTGTCAATCAAAGGTCCGTTTGCAGTACAAGAGTACGTGGTGAATGAAATTCAGGAAGTTTACCGTTTACAAGGTGTGAAGATCAATGATAAACACATCGAAGTAATCGTTCGTCAGATGATGCGTAAAGTAACGATCGAAGATGCCGGTGATACTATATTCTTAGAAGGAGATACTGAAGATAAATTAGACTTTAACACAGAAAACGATAACATCTTTGATAAAAAGGTTGTTACTGATCATGGAGAAAGTACCAAACTTAAAACAGGTCAGATCGTTACACTTCGTGATGTGAGAGAAGAAAATTCTATCTTACGTAGAGCTGATAAGAAATTAGTTGAATACCGTGATGCAAGACCTGCAACTTCTTCACCGTTGTTGTTAGGTATCACTAAAGCATCATTAGGTACTCAAAGCTGGATCTCTGCTGCTTCATTCCAGGAAACTACTAAGGTATTAAGTAGTGCTGCTATTAACGGTAAAACCGATCTGATGATGGGCTTGAAAGAGAACGTTATTACCGGTCATCCGATACCTGCAGGTACTGGTTTGCGTGAGTTTGAAAACATGATCGTAGGTAGCAAAGAAGAATATGAATTACTACAAACTACTAAAGAAGCGATGAGCTTTGATGAAGAGGAGTAATATAATTTGCTGATGAAAATACAAAAGGGGTAAGATTAATTTCTTGCCCCTTTTTTGTGTGTGATTGGAAGGCAGCCCCTGATTTTTATCCAACATGTTGGATATGTTGCTGTGTATTCGGCAAAAAGGAATTATAAATATTGGGTCAGTTTGAAAATTATAATAAAAATAGTTTTATGGGTAAATGCTCTCCTGTTACTTTTTTTGCGGAAAAAAAGTAACCAAAAAAGCCGCCCCAAAACGATTACATCCCGTTTTGGGGATGGTTCCCTGATTAAACTTTTGTACTACTGTAAACTGGAAATTGGTAATTCTACATCATAATATATTTAAAAATTGACCCACCACTGAATTCTACATTTTGCGGTGTTTATCAAAAAAAATATTAATTTGAGTTTGCCATTTTAAATAATTATTGCTTACTCAAAACGATTGCCATGACTTACACCAATGATGTAAACCCATCTCTTATTCAGCAGTGGATAGCAGAGAAACTTGAGCCGCAGCAGCTTCGGGATAACCTGTTATCGCAGGGATGGGATGAAAGTATCATCAAAACTTATATCAGGGAATATAGGAGGGTGAAAAATGCAAAGCGCTTGACTGTTGGCTTTATTTGCCTGGCCACCGGGGCTTTTTTAGGATTTATCAGTTGTGTACTTACCATACTTAATCCGGTACCGGAATTGTATAACTGGATATTATACGGACTAACATCGGTAGCGTTACTGATCTTGTTTTTTGGGTTATATTGTATTTTTGAGTAGGAGGGTATACTGTTTCAGAAAGTTAGTGATGCTGCCAGTAGAGGTGGCTGCTATATAGATAGCTTAGTTAAATGACCTTTATCTGTTCCGTAGGGGTAGTTTCATCCCGAAAGGTTCCCCGGCGTTCCTGCAAGCTTTCGGGTATTCCCGAAAGTTCCCCCGGTTTTCCTGCAAGCTTTCGGGTAATCCCGAAAGTTCCCCAGAGTTCCGGCAAGGCACCGGTATCATACCGGAAACTTCCCCTGAGTTCGGGCAAGGCACCGGTATCATACCGGAAGCTTCCCCTGAGTTCCGGCAAGGCACCGGTATCATACCGGAAGCTTCCCCTGAGTTCGGGCAAGGTATCGGTATTGTACTGTGGTACTTATGGGATTTTTTTGCCGCTGCAGGTACTTTTATGATTCTTCCGCCTTCAGTGTAACAAGCGGAGCCAATGTTCAGCAATGATACAGCTGCCGATAGCCCAAATAAATATTAATGAACCGCCTTTGTATATTTTTTCTCTCCTGCGTTGATCGCTACCGTTAGTGCATTTTCTTTTGGCGGAATAGGACAGTGGTATCCGGTGGCATAACAGCAATAAGGATTGTAGGCTTTATTAAAATCAATGACAACTTTATTGTCGGCAATGTCTGTGATCAATATATCGATGTATCTGCCACCTTCATAGGTTTCGTTGCCGTTGGTGGCATCAGTAAAAGGAATGAAGAGATAATCTTTATACTCGTCGGTAAGGATCATGTCTTTTGATTGATAAACGATAAGCTGGTAGGTTTTATCGTTTATTACAAATGAAATTTTTCCGTACCTGTAATATTGCTGCATTGATTTGGCTGAGGTGGGCATTTTAAATCCTACCGCATCGTTTATTTTTTCAAAAGTTGCCACCACTTTGTAATTGCTATCAGGAGCAAAGAAATGGATCTCATTTCTATCCTGTCCTTTCACTACTTCATGCGTAGCAATATACATTCTCTGGTATTCTTTTATCTTATCGATATAACTGCCGGAATTGGTTTGTGCAAAGGTTAACTGGCTTAAAAAAATGCAACAAGCAAAAAGTATTTTGTTCACGTACAACGGTTTTGTTTAAAAGTGGTTTAATTATTTAGGTCCCCAATCGTCCATTCCTGTTTTATCTCCGCAGGCCAACATAACCACATATTCGTTGTCTGAATTTTTTCTTATCATTACCGCTACAGAAAAATAATCATATCCTTTTGCTGTAGAAGGAAGAGTAAAATGGCTAATGTTGAAACTGTTATTTGCATCGGCAGTTTTTGCAGTTCCGCTAAATTTAAGTGGTGCTCCTCCTTTCTTTAAAGTGATAGCGGCCGTTTTAACCTGGCTACATAAGTAGTCGTATTTAGCTTTTGCTTCTGCGAAACTTTTAGTTTCTGCGAAAGTTGCAAGATAGTAATTATAATAATCATAATCACTGATGATCACATCGCCAATGGTTGTGCCGGGCAGGCCTATCAGGCTTTCGTAGCCCAATTCTACAAAGTCGTAGAACACACTGTAATCGTCATTTCCCTGCAAGCCATAAAAATAATCGGGATAGGCTCTGCAAATAGTGGTCAATCCGTCAGAAAATGTTTTAGGTGCAATATTGATCAGTTCTCCGTAATTGTTATACAGCGATGTAACGGCTGTAAGAGAACCATTTTTCCATTTGCCCTTAACGCAATACCCTGTTTTATCTAATCGCCATCCGGTGCCGGTGAACTCTCCTTTAAGATACTCTCCGTTAAATAA
It contains:
- a CDS encoding T9SS type A sorting domain-containing protein; the encoded protein is MTKNLLTLIGVMSGLSAFAQPAPFIGCPNVNTAILRSGDNSTTTNPVSIYSVNGITGAPTLLSGPVLDPSNAAVNLQINGLGLNTADGFLYGLYANTPTSLSLTPAMPFYRLGANAVAEQLGTIAGPAPTAPENSSIVSSAAGEMDLSNNYYFSATTGTTVINFFNPAANTFTMSKIYIGKLTGVSSLTAGNTALSPLYVEVTNPSNDALGYLTSIKTAMTLSSAQNTGLRDFTYNRYDNMLYAYVTYPDPLNPSGNYYGQMLKVDPATGILTAVAAPVILPFANSGNEVAGSFLNKSGNFLILFTDGNIYKATNTSIGVFNGSITLLNGNTGLPNTLRGDMASCGAAIEAGILPVTLNNFKVYNHGEEVIIKWQTTAEINVKEFIIQKSADGINWEDLTLISTIGNADNGAQYQFTDKSSAQTAFYRLAIVDKNGDRKFSAIRKITAGAKEFLFSVYPNPVKNILTVESQQIVSSKAIIKISDLAGRVLLNRAKKATENMISLDLSGLNKGVYFICLITEDGINSTQRFVKQ
- a CDS encoding DUF1684 domain-containing protein, encoding MNKILFACCIFLSQLTFAQTNSGSYIDKIKEYQRMYIATHEVVKGQDRNEIHFFAPDSNYKVVATFEKINDAVGFKMPTSAKSMQQYYRYGKISFVINDKTYQLIVYQSKDMILTDEYKDYLFIPFTDATNGNETYEGGRYIDILITDIADNKVVIDFNKAYNPYCCYATGYHCPIPPKENALTVAINAGEKKYTKAVH
- the rpoC gene encoding DNA-directed RNA polymerase subunit beta', whose amino-acid sequence is MAFKKENRPRPVFSQITIGLASPDSILEKSFGEVLKPETINYRTYKPERDGLFCERIFGPVKDYECACGKYKRIRYKGIVCDRCGVEVTEKKVRRERMGHIKLVVPVVHIWYFKSLPNKIGYLLGMSSKKLETIVYYERFVVIQPGIRADKGQNFGDLLTEEEYLDILDTLPKDNQYLPDEDPNKFIAKMGAEAVSDLLARIDLDQLSFDLRNSAANETSQQRKADALKRLSVVESFRDANTRINNRPEWMVMQYIPVIPPELRPLVPLDGGRFASSDLNDLYRRVIIRNNRLKRLMEIKAPEVILRNEKRMLQEAIDSLFDNSRKSNAVKAEGGRALKSLSDVLKGKQGRFRQNLLGKRVDYSGRSVIVVGPELKMHECGLPKDMAAELFKPFIIRKLIERGIVKTVKSARKLVDKKEAIIWDILENILKGHPIMLNRAPTLHRLSIQAFQPKLIEGKAIQLHPLVTTAFNADFDGDQMAVHVPLSNAAILEAQLLMLSSHNILNPQNGTPITLPSQDMVLGLYYITKGKKSTETEKVKGEGKAFYSAEEVIIAYNEQQVDLHAHIKVKANYRNDDGTLTYKLIDTTVGRVLFNQHVPKSVGFVNALLTKKSLREIIGDIIKWTNVPTTAKFLDDIKTLGYRMAFRGGLSFNINDLIIPDIKQELIDNATVEVDEVWENYNMGLITNNERYNQTVDIWSRVDTRITETLIRELAADKQGFNSVYMMLDSGARGSKQQIKQLAGIRGLMAKPRKSGSSGSEIIENPILSNFKDGLNVLEYFISTHGARKGLADTALKTADAGYLTRRLVDVAQDVVIKDEDCGTLRGIATSALKDNEDIIEPLSDRIEGRTSLHDVFHPVTEALLVGAGEEISQDHAKAIEESGIETVEIRSVLTCESKRGVCVKCYGKNLASGYLAQKGDAVGIIAAQSIGEPGTQLTLRTFHVGGVAGSASVESTLPSKFDGTIQFDGLRTVATEDAEGKKINVVIGRTGEVRIMDVKNDRLLITNNVPYGATLNVKDGQVVKKGDTICTWDPFNNVIVSEIVGKVRFEAVIEGVTFREEADEQTGHKEKVIIETKDKTKLPSIIIEGKEHKSYNLPVGSHIVLEEGDEVRSGQVLVKIPRVLSKLKDITGGLPRVTELFEARNPGNPAVVCEIDGVVTFGNIKRGNREIVVEAKDGVVRKYLVPLTRQILVQDGDFVKAGAALSDGQTAPADILSIKGPFAVQEYVVNEIQEVYRLQGVKINDKHIEVIVRQMMRKVTIEDAGDTIFLEGDTEDKLDFNTENDNIFDKKVVTDHGESTKLKTGQIVTLRDVREENSILRRADKKLVEYRDARPATSSPLLLGITKASLGTQSWISAASFQETTKVLSSAAINGKTDLMMGLKENVITGHPIPAGTGLREFENMIVGSKEEYELLQTTKEAMSFDEEE